Proteins encoded within one genomic window of Streptomyces sp. NBC_01314:
- a CDS encoding right-handed parallel beta-helix repeat-containing protein, which translates to MTRHHLSSVRRTLRGAVVLPLAAGLLLASAATSPAADGDGKPQVNAAEAENETALVAAEDHRLDQVRAVAAVAPLKGGEWKAPYRLDTGDGYTLVLTQRSNAYTVSDLLELAPQTFVRQHNGAYLLTENIYLNAGAKLKLSNPGGLTLRMASSNKGFVSIVSFGGRLTLEGTPQAPLRITSWNDNKKKPDKDVRDGRAYIRAIGGQFSMKYAKVGDLGFWSGRTGGLSLTGTDRPDTGNIEDSTVAPGSKGGSGGVVAQPSGSLATPDTRFSVPSLSYVSAEIGHSTLTGNAFGLFLSGANGVSISDSTVQKSLEHGLVLHRFVTNAVVERTISKNNGGDGFVLARATEQVRVSGSKSEGNGGNGFTLSGRPLASGPSASGESISSYGSNSVSDSVARDNGHYGIEIFGGKDVGVQNNRVEGGDMGIVARKDATKVAITGNRLVGQSRQGISVRDGVTAATITGNIVESTETGIYLRDSVGEIRGNTIQDGTNHGISLVGGVAESIITYNVISGVGPSAVDTTRAHGGIAVRENQTFAWHDTSSFWVKFRHYASPMTLLWTFILLLILVSAVLGRRQSRKGNRRDGQRLGRHPYEDKKSVTNSASVVEVPLRQVPERSWFSKEDEETTSLRALTPQSVPAARPPR; encoded by the coding sequence ATGACGCGTCATCATCTTTCGTCCGTCCGGCGGACACTGCGGGGCGCGGTCGTGCTGCCCCTGGCCGCCGGTCTGCTCCTCGCTTCCGCGGCCACCTCCCCGGCCGCCGACGGAGACGGCAAGCCGCAGGTCAATGCCGCCGAAGCGGAGAACGAGACCGCGCTCGTGGCCGCCGAGGACCACCGTCTGGACCAGGTCCGCGCGGTCGCCGCCGTCGCCCCCCTGAAGGGCGGTGAGTGGAAGGCGCCGTACCGGCTGGACACCGGGGACGGCTACACCCTCGTCCTCACCCAGCGCAGCAACGCCTACACCGTCTCGGACCTGCTCGAACTGGCTCCGCAGACGTTCGTGCGCCAGCACAACGGCGCCTACCTGCTGACCGAGAACATCTATCTCAACGCGGGTGCCAAGCTGAAGCTGTCCAACCCCGGCGGACTGACGCTGCGGATGGCCAGCAGCAACAAGGGCTTCGTCAGCATCGTCTCCTTCGGCGGCCGGCTCACCCTGGAGGGCACCCCGCAGGCGCCCCTGCGGATCACCAGCTGGAACGACAACAAGAAGAAGCCGGACAAGGACGTGCGGGACGGCCGGGCCTACATCCGCGCCATCGGCGGCCAGTTCTCCATGAAGTACGCCAAGGTCGGCGATCTCGGGTTCTGGAGCGGGCGCACCGGCGGCCTGAGCCTCACCGGAACCGACCGCCCCGACACCGGCAACATCGAGGACTCGACGGTGGCGCCGGGCTCGAAGGGCGGCAGCGGCGGCGTCGTGGCACAGCCCTCCGGTTCGCTGGCCACGCCGGACACCCGGTTCTCGGTGCCCAGCCTCTCCTACGTCTCCGCGGAGATCGGACACTCCACCCTCACGGGCAACGCCTTCGGGCTGTTCCTCTCCGGTGCCAACGGCGTCAGCATCAGCGACAGCACCGTGCAGAAGAGCCTGGAACACGGGTTGGTCCTGCACCGGTTCGTCACCAACGCCGTGGTCGAGCGGACCATCTCCAAGAACAACGGCGGCGACGGGTTCGTGCTGGCCCGAGCCACCGAACAGGTCCGGGTCAGCGGTTCCAAGTCCGAGGGCAACGGCGGCAACGGGTTCACGCTCAGCGGCCGGCCGCTCGCCAGCGGCCCCTCCGCGTCCGGTGAGTCCATCAGCAGCTACGGCTCCAACTCCGTGTCCGACAGCGTCGCCAGGGACAACGGCCACTACGGCATCGAGATCTTCGGCGGCAAGGACGTCGGTGTGCAGAACAACCGCGTCGAGGGCGGCGACATGGGCATCGTGGCCCGCAAGGACGCCACCAAGGTCGCCATCACCGGAAACCGGCTCGTCGGCCAGTCACGGCAGGGCATCTCGGTGCGCGACGGAGTGACCGCCGCGACGATCACCGGCAACATCGTCGAAAGCACCGAGACCGGCATCTACCTACGGGACTCGGTCGGCGAGATACGCGGCAACACCATCCAGGACGGCACCAACCACGGGATCAGCCTCGTCGGCGGGGTCGCCGAGTCGATCATCACGTACAACGTCATCTCCGGGGTCGGCCCGAGCGCCGTGGACACCACCCGCGCCCACGGTGGCATCGCGGTCAGGGAGAACCAGACCTTCGCCTGGCACGACACCAGTTCCTTCTGGGTCAAGTTCCGGCACTACGCCAGCCCGATGACACTGCTCTGGACGTTCATCCTGCTGCTCATCCTGGTCTCGGCCGTTCTGGGCCGACGACAGAGCCGCAAGGGGAACCGCCGCGACGGACAACGCCTGGGCAGGCACCCGTACGAGGACAAGAAGTCGGTGACCAACAGCGCGTCCGTCGTCGAGGTCCCCCTCCGTCAGGTGCCCGAGCGCAGCTGGTTCTCCAAGGAGGACGAGGAGACCACCAGCCTGCGCGCCCTGACTCCCCAGTCCGTCCCAGCCGCCCGTCCGCCCCGATGA
- a CDS encoding right-handed parallel beta-helix repeat-containing protein codes for MSSEPTTSNPPPAPERGPARQPALWLAGGAFLLALTALIVAVTGDGGSEPEVTAGATTAGPRTPEVSEPAEEPSPLPTRSVIEATPTEPATSGSVPDSAVTCPAATVKVSDTATLEQALAQAQPGDSISLGNGTYVGNFTAEISGTAAKPIFLCGGSGAVVDGGDTDDGYAFHLDRVSNWRLVGFTVRNAQKGVMADGVVGTVIQGLTVEQIGDEAVHLRNFSSDNMVRDNTIRDTGLRREKYGEGVYIGTAKSNWCTVSDCKTDTSDRNVVLGNHISDTTAESIDIKEGTSDGKVLDNTFDGSKLSGSHNNDSWVDVKGNGWLLQGNTGSHSPEDGFQTHKLVNGWGTGNIFKDNTANVDGPGYGFHLTSDGNKVTCDNKAKDAAEGLANVDCAS; via the coding sequence ATGTCTTCCGAACCGACCACGTCGAACCCGCCGCCCGCCCCCGAGCGTGGTCCCGCCCGGCAGCCGGCCCTCTGGCTGGCGGGGGGTGCGTTCCTGCTCGCCCTGACGGCGCTCATCGTGGCGGTGACGGGTGACGGCGGATCGGAACCGGAGGTGACGGCCGGGGCCACCACCGCGGGACCCAGGACGCCCGAGGTGTCAGAGCCCGCGGAAGAACCGTCACCCCTGCCCACCCGGTCGGTCATCGAAGCAACCCCGACCGAACCGGCCACCAGCGGTTCGGTGCCCGACTCCGCGGTGACCTGTCCGGCCGCCACCGTCAAGGTGAGCGACACCGCCACGCTCGAACAGGCCCTCGCCCAGGCGCAACCAGGAGACAGCATCTCCCTGGGCAACGGCACCTACGTGGGCAACTTCACCGCCGAGATCTCCGGTACCGCCGCGAAGCCGATCTTCCTGTGCGGTGGTTCCGGAGCGGTCGTCGACGGCGGCGACACGGACGACGGCTACGCCTTCCACCTGGACCGCGTCAGCAACTGGCGGCTGGTGGGCTTCACCGTCCGCAACGCCCAGAAGGGTGTGATGGCGGACGGAGTGGTGGGCACCGTCATCCAGGGCCTCACCGTCGAACAGATCGGTGACGAGGCCGTCCACCTGCGTAACTTCAGCTCGGACAACATGGTCCGCGACAACACCATCCGCGACACCGGCCTGCGCCGCGAGAAGTACGGCGAGGGCGTCTACATCGGCACCGCCAAGTCCAACTGGTGCACCGTGAGCGACTGCAAGACGGACACCAGCGACCGCAACGTGGTGCTCGGCAACCACATCAGCGACACGACCGCCGAGTCCATCGACATCAAGGAAGGCACCAGCGACGGCAAGGTCCTCGACAACACCTTCGACGGATCGAAGCTGAGCGGCTCCCACAACAACGACTCCTGGGTCGACGTGAAGGGCAACGGCTGGCTGCTCCAGGGCAACACAGGCAGCCACTCCCCCGAGGACGGCTTCCAGACCCACAAGCTCGTCAACGGCTGGGGCACCGGCAACATCTTCAAGGACAACACCGCGAACGTGGACGGTCCCGGCTACGGCTTCCACCTCACGTCCGACGGCAACAAAGTCACCTGCGACAACAAGGCGAAGGATGCGGCCGAGGGTCTCGCCAACGTCGACTGCGCCTCCTGA
- a CDS encoding UDP-glucose/GDP-mannose dehydrogenase family protein gives MTSSDDTDRTAPRLTVIGTGYLGATHAICMAVLGFDVLGVDVDPVKIERLNSGEVPFFEPGLPELLAKALDSGRLRFTTSFAEAGEFGDVHFVCVGTPQQRDSHAADMTFVDSAVSELAQHLRRRTLVVGKSTVPVGTAARLTEIVRRTAPAGADVELAWNPEFLREGYAVDDTMRPDRLVFGTESEWAEEQLRAAFAPVIAQGTPVVVTDLPTAELVKVAANSFLATKISYINAMAEVCEATGADVTGLAEALAYDDRIGGRFLKPGLGFGGGCLPKDIRAFSHRAEELGVGQAVSFLREVDAINQRRRARTVDLVRELAGGELAGAKVTALGAAFKPNSDDIRDAPALDVARTLHQAGAQVTVIDPAAVENARRAYPDLTYGTDVLAAATGADVVVLLTEWTEFREIDPDALGAVVARRRIVDGRHALDPAQWRAAGWDYRALGRP, from the coding sequence ATGACCTCGTCGGACGACACCGACCGAACCGCGCCCCGCCTCACAGTCATAGGCACCGGCTACCTCGGCGCCACCCACGCCATCTGCATGGCCGTCCTGGGCTTCGACGTCCTCGGCGTGGACGTCGACCCCGTCAAGATCGAGCGGCTGAACTCGGGCGAGGTGCCGTTCTTCGAGCCCGGACTGCCCGAACTGCTCGCGAAGGCCCTCGACAGCGGCCGGCTGCGGTTCACCACGAGCTTCGCCGAGGCCGGCGAGTTCGGTGACGTCCACTTCGTCTGCGTGGGCACGCCCCAGCAGCGGGACTCGCACGCGGCGGACATGACCTTCGTCGACAGCGCGGTGAGCGAACTCGCCCAGCACCTGCGCAGGCGCACCCTGGTGGTCGGCAAGTCCACGGTCCCGGTGGGCACGGCCGCCCGGCTGACGGAGATCGTCCGGCGGACGGCCCCGGCCGGAGCCGACGTCGAACTCGCCTGGAACCCGGAGTTCCTGCGCGAGGGCTACGCCGTCGACGACACCATGCGGCCCGACCGGCTGGTCTTCGGCACCGAGTCGGAATGGGCCGAGGAGCAGCTGCGCGCCGCCTTCGCCCCGGTGATCGCCCAGGGCACCCCGGTGGTCGTCACCGACCTGCCCACCGCCGAACTGGTCAAGGTCGCCGCCAACTCCTTCCTCGCCACGAAGATCTCGTACATCAACGCGATGGCGGAGGTCTGCGAGGCGACCGGCGCCGACGTCACGGGTCTCGCGGAGGCACTGGCCTACGACGACCGGATCGGCGGCCGGTTCCTCAAGCCGGGCCTCGGCTTCGGCGGCGGCTGCCTGCCCAAGGACATCAGGGCGTTCAGCCACCGCGCCGAGGAACTGGGGGTCGGCCAGGCCGTCTCCTTCCTGCGTGAGGTCGACGCCATCAACCAGCGGCGCCGGGCCCGTACGGTGGACCTGGTGCGTGAACTGGCCGGTGGAGAGCTCGCCGGTGCCAAGGTGACGGCGCTGGGGGCGGCGTTCAAGCCCAACTCCGACGACATCCGCGACGCTCCCGCCCTGGACGTGGCCCGAACCCTGCACCAGGCCGGCGCCCAGGTGACCGTCATCGACCCGGCGGCCGTCGAGAACGCCCGCCGCGCCTACCCGGACCTGACCTACGGCACGGACGTCCTCGCCGCGGCCACCGGGGCCGATGTGGTGGTGCTGCTCACGGAATGGACCGAGTTCCGGGAGATCGACCCGGACGCCCTGGGCGCGGTTGTCGCCCGGCGCCGGATCGTCGACGGACGGCACGCCCTCGACCCGGCACAGTGGCGTGCCGCGGGGTGGGACTACCGCGCGCTGGGCCGACCCTGA
- a CDS encoding trypco2 family protein, whose amino-acid sequence MGDSEPVGLAEAIGTVRAELARAQAEGAASDWRFSVEQVSLEFAVQFHRAGEGGAGLRLGVVEARLGGSVSHDSTHRIQVDLKPLPGPGGHHHEVSREDPATPQRPSPPDDSLSRD is encoded by the coding sequence ATGGGCGACAGCGAACCGGTCGGTCTCGCGGAGGCCATCGGCACGGTCCGCGCGGAGCTGGCCAGGGCGCAGGCCGAAGGCGCTGCGAGCGACTGGCGGTTCAGTGTGGAGCAGGTCAGCCTGGAGTTCGCGGTCCAGTTCCACCGGGCCGGTGAGGGCGGGGCGGGCCTGCGCCTGGGCGTGGTCGAGGCCCGCCTCGGCGGCTCGGTGAGCCACGACTCCACCCACCGCATACAGGTCGACCTCAAACCTCTCCCCGGCCCCGGCGGCCACCACCACGAGGTGAGCCGCGAAGACCCCGCCACCCCGCAGCGCCCAAGCCCGCCGGACGACTCCCTCTCCCGCGACTAG
- a CDS encoding serine protease, whose translation MGELRADWRLRLRRGGAHGPICGAGVLVDQYTALTCAHVVRSPDTVMWLEFAENSELEPVSARVAPGGWLPTGEDPGGGTGGTGRTGGVGRTGGVGGEDVAVLRLDSPRPQARPARLERRLRGGMEVSATGYAEGFDDGMSLWGRIGGVSGERVQLDAVTKAEVVRRGFSGAAVCTRPDEGSPARVVGLVVSWRGDMGELLPENNRLAFSYLIPVERIAELSPVIAELSGPDAWGHDFEERLSRWFDDPDEDPVKITVVPPGSGKDRSLRHLLHRAQLVHRGGGSGRPDLADHALGHIAFPPGQYLAYWDWLLGTGPRPARTPALPSGGRVTVLVDGLDEEPEPGPLIELLARLRSFGFRMLLVFRHEGGTGWTAARDELLVPALLAHADMLLARLERVEFSRAVRHGVVDSASLGSMTETADRRRSERRLIDETTDPQQRLTWLRRLIRTLRADLGPGGPV comes from the coding sequence ATGGGGGAATTGCGTGCGGACTGGAGGCTCAGGCTGCGGCGCGGGGGCGCGCACGGCCCCATCTGCGGCGCCGGCGTACTCGTCGACCAGTACACGGCGTTGACCTGCGCGCACGTGGTGCGCAGCCCGGACACCGTGATGTGGCTGGAGTTCGCGGAGAACAGCGAGCTTGAACCGGTGTCCGCGCGCGTCGCGCCCGGCGGTTGGCTGCCGACGGGGGAGGACCCCGGGGGAGGTACGGGAGGCACGGGCCGTACGGGTGGTGTGGGACGTACGGGTGGTGTGGGCGGTGAGGACGTCGCCGTGCTGCGGCTGGACAGTCCGCGTCCGCAGGCGCGGCCGGCCCGGCTGGAGCGGAGGCTGCGGGGCGGGATGGAGGTGTCCGCGACCGGCTACGCGGAGGGCTTCGACGACGGTATGAGCCTGTGGGGGCGTATCGGTGGGGTCAGCGGTGAGCGGGTGCAGTTGGATGCCGTCACCAAGGCCGAGGTGGTGCGCCGGGGGTTCAGCGGGGCCGCCGTGTGTACCCGGCCGGACGAAGGGAGCCCCGCCCGTGTGGTCGGACTCGTCGTCAGCTGGCGGGGCGACATGGGTGAGCTGCTGCCCGAGAACAACCGGCTCGCCTTCTCGTATCTGATCCCCGTCGAGCGCATCGCCGAACTCTCACCGGTCATCGCGGAGTTGAGTGGCCCGGACGCCTGGGGCCACGACTTCGAGGAGCGGCTGAGCCGGTGGTTCGACGACCCCGACGAGGATCCGGTGAAGATCACCGTGGTGCCTCCGGGCTCCGGCAAGGACCGCTCCCTGCGCCATCTGCTGCACCGGGCCCAACTCGTCCACCGCGGCGGGGGCTCCGGCAGACCGGACCTCGCCGATCACGCCCTGGGTCACATAGCCTTCCCGCCCGGCCAGTATCTGGCGTACTGGGACTGGCTGCTGGGCACCGGGCCCCGGCCCGCGCGGACGCCCGCCCTCCCGTCCGGTGGCCGGGTCACCGTTCTCGTCGACGGCCTCGACGAGGAGCCGGAGCCGGGCCCGCTGATCGAACTCCTCGCCCGATTACGGTCGTTCGGCTTCCGGATGCTGCTGGTCTTCCGGCACGAGGGCGGCACCGGCTGGACCGCCGCCCGTGACGAACTCCTCGTGCCCGCCCTCCTCGCCCACGCGGACATGCTCCTCGCCCGGCTGGAGCGCGTGGAGTTCAGCCGCGCGGTCCGCCACGGCGTCGTCGACAGCGCCTCCCTCGGCTCGATG
- a CDS encoding MBL fold metallo-hydrolase, producing MTNRDDEAREHTGMTHPPERRVSHPQRLDEGHPFRQWKTWRIPGTGLTLTGYSRANDKTFFHVPELRCSLDAGLAEGRQVETVLLTHTHLDHSKDLDYLAARDAGVDIYLPADAAPYAEAYLRASSELNHGAGFDPSLAPEYRLHGVRPGAEFSVGRRGEYAVRVVECLHKVPCVGYCFAEKKTVLKPEYEELKASMVAAGRAREFGRIIAERRREGAGTVDQEIRRPAFAFLGDTHASVFALNPWLFDHPVIITECTYLDDERLPRARQVGHTVWSELRPVVEAHPENLFVLTHFSLRHSDREIIEFFQHELESGAVKHLDNVVLWVHPESRLTEQHQSHG from the coding sequence GTGACGAACCGTGACGACGAGGCCAGGGAGCACACCGGGATGACCCACCCACCCGAGCGGCGCGTCAGTCACCCCCAACGGCTCGACGAGGGGCACCCGTTCCGCCAGTGGAAGACGTGGCGCATACCCGGGACCGGCCTCACCCTGACCGGTTACTCACGAGCGAACGACAAGACCTTCTTCCACGTCCCCGAACTGCGATGCTCTCTCGACGCCGGCCTGGCCGAGGGCCGCCAGGTGGAGACGGTGCTCCTGACCCACACCCATCTCGACCACTCCAAGGACCTCGACTATCTGGCCGCCAGGGACGCGGGGGTGGACATCTACCTGCCGGCCGACGCCGCACCGTACGCGGAGGCCTATCTGCGTGCTTCGAGCGAGCTGAACCACGGGGCGGGCTTCGATCCGTCCCTCGCCCCGGAGTACCGCCTGCACGGCGTGCGGCCGGGTGCGGAGTTCTCCGTGGGCCGCCGCGGGGAGTACGCGGTCCGCGTCGTCGAGTGTCTGCACAAGGTGCCGTGCGTGGGCTACTGCTTCGCGGAGAAGAAGACGGTCCTGAAGCCGGAGTACGAAGAGCTGAAGGCGTCGATGGTCGCGGCCGGCCGGGCCAGGGAATTCGGCCGGATCATCGCCGAGCGACGCAGGGAGGGCGCCGGCACGGTCGACCAGGAGATCCGCCGCCCCGCCTTCGCCTTCCTCGGAGACACCCACGCGAGCGTGTTCGCGCTGAACCCCTGGTTGTTCGACCACCCGGTCATCATCACCGAGTGCACCTACCTCGACGACGAACGGCTGCCCCGGGCCCGGCAGGTCGGACACACCGTGTGGAGCGAACTCCGTCCGGTGGTCGAGGCCCATCCGGAGAACCTGTTCGTGCTGACCCACTTCAGCCTGCGCCACTCCGACCGGGAGATCATCGAGTTCTTCCAGCACGAACTGGAGAGCGGAGCGGTCAAGCATCTCGACAACGTCGTGCTGTGGGTACACCCCGAGAGCCGTCTGACCGAGCAGCACCAGAGCCACGGATGA